The stretch of DNA GCCGGTCGACCAGCTCCGCCCGCGCAACGTCCCCGAACAGCACCGGGTGGCCTTGCGCGCGCGCGGCCTCGACCGAATCGATATCCGCCTCGACCGCGACGTACTTCTGCCCGTGGACCGCCAGCATGTCCGCCACCATCCGACCCACCCGGCCGAAGCCGATGACGACCGTCCCGGGTCCGTCGTCGTCGATCTCGACATCGCCCGCGTCCGCGATCGACCGACTCTCCAAGTGCCGCGACACGGTCCGGCCGAGCTTCGCGAGCAGCGGCGTGATCGTCAGCCCGATCGCCGTGACCGTCTGCCAGAACGAGGCGGTAGACGGCAGGATCAACTGCGCCTGTGCGGCCGTCGCGAGCACGATCAGCGTCGTCTCGGAAGGGCTACCCATCAGCAACCCCGTCTCCGCCGCAACCCCGCGCCGGGAGTTGGCGACCCGGAGGAACAGGAACGTCACGATCGCCTTGGTCGTGACCACGCCGCTGACCGCGAGCAGCAGCGACGGCCAGTTCTGCGCGATCAGCCGCAGGTCCAGGCTCATGCCCACTGTGATCAGGAACACGCCGAGCGCGAGGCCCTTGAACGGCGCGGTGATGACCTCGACCTCGCTGTGATATTCGGTCTCGGCGATCAGCAGCCCCGCCAGCAACGCTCCGACGATCGGCGACAATCCGGCGGCGGTGGTCGCGACGCTGGCGACGATCACCACCAGCAGCGATGCGGCGAGGAACAGCTCCGGGCTCTTGGTGCGTGCCGCCTGGCCGAACAATCGGGGCAGGACGAGCCGTCCGCCAATATACATCGCGACCACGGTCAGCCCACCGCGCAGTGCGACGCCGGCGATGCCTTGCCAGCCGGCATCGCTCGCCGTCGGCGCCAATGCTCCCAGTACGAAGATGATCGGCACGAGCGCCAGATCCTCGAACAGCAACATCGCGAACGCACCGCGCCCGACCGCACCGGTCGTGCCGACGAGCGGCAGGACCAGCGCCGTGGACGATAAGGCCAGCGCAAAGCCCAGCCCGATCGCGCCGGCCCATTCCTGGCCGATGAAATGCAATGCCACGCCGATGATCAGCGCCGAGCCGATCAGTTCGGCCGCGCCGGTGCCGAACACGAGCCGCTTCATCGACCACAAGCGCTTGAACGAGAGTTCGAGCCCGATCGAGAACAGCAGCAGTATTATGCCGAACTCGGCGAACGGCTCGATCGATTCCGGGCTCGATATGGTCACATAATACAGCCACGGCGCGGCGCCGGTCAGCGCGCCCAGACCCGCAGGGCCGACCAGCAGGCCGACGAGGATGAAACCGATGACCGGGCTCACCCGGAACCGCGCGAACGCGGGAATGACCAGACCCGCCGCGCCGAGAATGACGAGCGCGTCGCTGAAGCCGTGATTGTCGAGCCGTAATGCCATGCGCGCGACCTTAGGGGACGCATGACGAATTTGTCACCCGTGGCGTCGTATGACGGCCGACAAGACGTCTACGATGGCTGGATGTGGTTCGCTACGTTGCCCGCCGCCCGCGCGTCATTCTGACGAAAGTCAGGACCCAGAGTTACGGACGCTGACGTTTTTGGCCCTGGGTCCTGACTTTCGTCAGGATGACGTGAGGGAAGCAGAAAGCCCCGCCCCCTAGAGGGGAGCGGGGCATCAGATCAGGCCCAGTTGGCCATTTCGGTCTCGAGGTTCGACCGGACCTGCTCGAAGAACTGCTCGGTCGTCATCCACGGCTGGTCCGGGCCGATCAGGATCGCGAGATCCTTGGTCATGTGGCCGTTCTCCACCGTCTGGACGCAGACGCGCTCGAGCGTCTCGGCAAACTTCGTGACGTCGGGCGTGTCGTCGAACTTGCCGCGATACTTCAGGCCACCGGTCCACGCGAAGATGGACGCGATCGGGTTGGTCGAGGTCGCCTTGCCCTGCTCATGCATGCGGAAGTGCCGCGTGACGGTGCCGTGCGCCGCCTCGGCCTCGACGGTCTTGCCGTCCGGGGTCAGCAGGATCGACGTCATCAGCCCTAGCGACCCGAAGCCCTGTGCGACCTGATCCGACTGGACGTCGCCATCATAGTTCTTGCAGGCCCAGACGAACTCGCCGTTCCACTTCAGCGCGCTGGCGACCATGTCGTCGATCAGGCGATGCTCGTAGACGATGCCGGCTTCCTTGAACTTGTCCTTGAACTCGGCCTCGAACACCTCGGCGAACAGATCCTTGAAGCGGCCGTCATAGGCCTTGAGGATCGTGTTCTTGGTCGACAGGTACACCGGCCATTTCAGGTTCAAGCCGTAATGCATCGATGCGCGCGCGAAATCGCGGATCGAATCGTCGAGATTGTACATCGCCATCGCGACGCCCGCCGACGGGAACTGGAACACCTCGCGGTCGATGACCGTGCCGTCGTCGCCTTCGAAGACGAGGCGGAGCTTGCCCGGGCCGGGGACCAGATAGTCGGTCGCGCGGTACTGATCGCCGAATGCGTGACGGCCGACGACGATCGGGTGCGTCCAGCCCGGAATCAGGCGGGGGACGTTCTTGATCACGATCGGCTCGCGGAAGATGGTGCCGCCCAGGATGTTGCGGATCGTGCCGTTCGGCGACTTCCACATCTTCTTCAGGCCGAATTCGGTCACGCGCTGCTCGTCGGGCGTGATCGTCGCGCACTTCACCGCGACGCCGTGCTTCTGCGTGGCGAGCGCGCTGTCGATCGTGACCTGGTCGTCGGTCGCGTCGCGATGCTCGACGCCGAGATCGTAATAATCGAGCTGGATGTCGAGATACGGCTTGATCAGGCGCTCGCGGATCCATTCCCAGATGATCCGGGTCATCTCGTCGCCGTCGATCTCCACGATCGGATTCTTAACCTTGATCTTCGCCATATCCGGGTCCTTCGGGGGAGGGGTTTGGGGAGCGTCTACGGGACCGCGCCGCGGTGATCAACCACCCGGCAGCATCCAGGCTGTCCCTCCAGACTGTCATCGCCCAATCGCTAGCCAACCGCTGGTGCTGTAAGGAAAAGCCGGTTCATCGTTGTATCGCGCGTCCCGCACGGATAGACCCGCGGGTTATGGCATCGCTCGACAAGCCGCCCGTCACGACCTCAACGGTCAAATGGCGAT from Sphingomonas faeni encodes:
- a CDS encoding cation:proton antiporter domain-containing protein: MALRLDNHGFSDALVILGAAGLVIPAFARFRVSPVIGFILVGLLVGPAGLGALTGAAPWLYYVTISSPESIEPFAEFGIILLLFSIGLELSFKRLWSMKRLVFGTGAAELIGSALIIGVALHFIGQEWAGAIGLGFALALSSTALVLPLVGTTGAVGRGAFAMLLFEDLALVPIIFVLGALAPTASDAGWQGIAGVALRGGLTVVAMYIGGRLVLPRLFGQAARTKSPELFLAASLLVVIVASVATTAAGLSPIVGALLAGLLIAETEYHSEVEVITAPFKGLALGVFLITVGMSLDLRLIAQNWPSLLLAVSGVVTTKAIVTFLFLRVANSRRGVAAETGLLMGSPSETTLIVLATAAQAQLILPSTASFWQTVTAIGLTITPLLAKLGRTVSRHLESRSIADAGDVEIDDDGPGTVVIGFGRVGRMVADMLAVHGQKYVAVEADIDSVEAARAQGHPVLFGDVARAELVDRLKLHTAKALILTMDDPVLTVRLARRVRALAPDLPIVARARDTAHAAELYRAGVTDAVPETLESSLQLAEAVLVDLGVAMGPVIASIHEKRDELRQEIKNAADMIAEPRIRRAKRTPRVA
- a CDS encoding NADP-dependent isocitrate dehydrogenase translates to MAKIKVKNPIVEIDGDEMTRIIWEWIRERLIKPYLDIQLDYYDLGVEHRDATDDQVTIDSALATQKHGVAVKCATITPDEQRVTEFGLKKMWKSPNGTIRNILGGTIFREPIVIKNVPRLIPGWTHPIVVGRHAFGDQYRATDYLVPGPGKLRLVFEGDDGTVIDREVFQFPSAGVAMAMYNLDDSIRDFARASMHYGLNLKWPVYLSTKNTILKAYDGRFKDLFAEVFEAEFKDKFKEAGIVYEHRLIDDMVASALKWNGEFVWACKNYDGDVQSDQVAQGFGSLGLMTSILLTPDGKTVEAEAAHGTVTRHFRMHEQGKATSTNPIASIFAWTGGLKYRGKFDDTPDVTKFAETLERVCVQTVENGHMTKDLAILIGPDQPWMTTEQFFEQVRSNLETEMANWA